The Manihot esculenta cultivar AM560-2 chromosome 1, M.esculenta_v8, whole genome shotgun sequence genome has a window encoding:
- the LOC110616942 gene encoding cytochrome P450 86A22 encodes MDVSSAFIILSAVAAYLIWWKVVSGSFTGPRVWPLLGSLPGLIKNANRMHDWIADNLRSSAGTYQTCTCAVPFLARKQGLVTVTCDPKNVEHILKARFDNYPKGPTWQAAFHDLLGDGIFNSDGDTWLFQRKTAALEFTTRTLRQAMARWVNRAIKNRFCPILESAQLRAQPVDLQDLLLRLTFDNICGLAFGKDPQTLSPELPHNSFAVSFDRATEATLQRFILPEIVWKLRKWLRLGMETSLSQSLQHIDTYLSDIINTRKLELLSQQNGVGNGNPHDDLLSRFMKKKESYTEKFLKHVALNFILAGRDTSSVALSWFFWLVSQHPRVEKKILIEICGVLMETRGNDVSKWLKEPLVFEEVDRLIYLKAALSETLRLYPSVPQDSKHVVTDDVLPSGVHVPAGSLITYSIYAIGRMKFIWGEDSLEFKPERWLSKDGKKFEVHDSYKFVAFNAGPRICLGKDLAYLQMKSIAAAVLLRHRLSVIAGHQVEQKMSLTLFMKYGLMMNVHPRDLRPIVESINNVKPTNHLLHHEVVATVA; translated from the coding sequence ATGGACGTCTCCTCCGCTTTTATCATTTTATCAGCTGTTGCCGCTTATTTGATTTGGTGGAAAGTCGTCTCCGGATCATTTACTGGTCCACGTGTATGGCCCTTATTGGGTAGCCTTCCTGGTCTCATCAAGAACGCCAATCGCATGCATGATTGGATCGCAGATAATCTCCGCTCCAGTGCTGGTACGTACCAGACTTGCACGTGTGCAGTGCCCTTTCTTGCCCGGAAGCAAGGTCTCGTGACAGTCACGTGCGATCCTAAGAATGTGGAGCACATCTTGAAGGCTAGGTTTGACAATTACCCTAAGGGTCCTACGTGGCAAGCCGCCTTTCATGATTTGCTCGGAGATGGTATCTTCAACTCTGATGGCGACACGTGGCTGTTTCAGCGCAAGACTGCCGCACTGGAATTCACCACCAGAACTCTGCGCCAAGCTATGGCTAGGTGGGTCAATCGAGCCATTAAGAATCGATTTTGTCCGATACTTGAGTCGGCTCAGCTCCGAGCCCAGCCAGTTGATCTTCAAGACTTGCTTCTCCGGCTCACTTTTGACAACATTTGCGGTTTGGCTTTCGGCAAGGACCCACAAACGCTATCCCCAGAGCTTCCCCATAACAGCTTCGCTGTGTCTTTTGACCGAGCAACAGAAGCCACGCTGCAGCGCTTCATTTTGCCTGAAATAGTGTGGAAGCTCAGGAAATGGCTTCGGCTAGGAATGGAGACCAGCTTGAGCCAGAGTCTTCAGCATATTGACACATACTTGTCTGACATCATTAATACACGCAAGCTTGAGTTGCTGAGTCAGCAAAACGGAGTTGGCAATGGGAACCCTCACGATGATCTGTTATCCAGGTTCATGAAGAAAAAAGAATCTTACACAGAAAAGTTCCTCAAGCATGTGGCTTTGAATTTTATCCTAGCTGGACGTGACACGTCATCAGTTGCACTGAGTTGGTTCTTTTGGTTGGTGAGTCAGCACCCAAGAGTGGAAAAGAAAATCCTCATCGAAATTTGCGGCGTTTTAATGGAGACACGTGGCAATGACGTTTCTAAATGGTTGAAGGAGCCATTGGTGTTTGAAGAAGTTGATCGATTGATTTATCTCAAGGCGGCATTATCAGAAACATTAAGGCTTTACCCTTCAGTGCCGCAGGACTCCAAACATGTAGTGACCGATGATGTTTTGCCGTCCGGAGTTCATGTCCCGGCAGGATCACTAATAACATACTCAATTTATGCGATTGGTCGCATGAAATTTATATGGGGAGAGGATAGCCTAGAATTCAAACCTGAAAGATGGTTATCAAAGGATGGTAAGAAATTTGAAGTGCATGATTCATACAAATTCGTGGCATTTAATGCAGGTCCAAGGATTTGTTTGGGCAAAGATTTGGCTTATTTGCAAATGAAGTCGATTGCAGCGGCAGTGTTATTGCGACACCGGCTATCAGTAATTGCAGGTCATCAAGTGGAGCAAAAAATGTCACTGACACTATTTATGAAGTATGGGCTAATGATGAATGTGCATCCAAGAGACTTGAGGCCTATAGTGGAAAGCATAAATAATGTTAAACCAACCAATCATCTTCTTCATCATGAGGTGGTGGCTACCGTTGCTTAA